From Streptomyces sp. TLI_053, a single genomic window includes:
- a CDS encoding VTT domain-containing protein, giving the protein MDIATLAGSSWICALALCAVLGDAFLPFIPSGTLVILAVLKTAQIDGAPVLLGLGVATASFLGDLLLLQLARRGAPMVNRRLEHRPKLAASVTRVQQALDGRTTRAAAVMVVVARFVPAGRTVLDLAIGHSPAHPHRFLRWSALAAMIWAAYIVTLGWLNSHWFDTAWLSLAVSCTAATAVSTAIARIVRRNRRLSLG; this is encoded by the coding sequence ATGGACATCGCGACACTGGCCGGATCCTCGTGGATCTGCGCCCTGGCGCTCTGCGCCGTGCTCGGCGACGCCTTCCTCCCCTTCATCCCGAGCGGGACGCTCGTCATACTCGCCGTGCTCAAGACTGCGCAGATAGACGGCGCGCCCGTACTGCTCGGGCTGGGCGTGGCCACCGCCTCCTTCCTCGGCGATCTGCTGCTGCTCCAGCTGGCCCGGCGCGGCGCGCCCATGGTCAACCGGCGGCTCGAGCACCGGCCGAAACTCGCGGCGAGCGTGACCCGGGTCCAGCAGGCGCTGGACGGGCGCACCACCCGGGCGGCGGCCGTCATGGTCGTGGTCGCCCGGTTCGTTCCCGCCGGGCGGACCGTCCTCGATCTGGCCATCGGCCACTCCCCCGCGCACCCCCATCGCTTCCTGCGCTGGTCGGCGCTGGCGGCGATGATCTGGGCGGCCTACATCGTGACCCTGGGCTGGCTCAACAGCCACTGGTTCGACACCGCCTGGCTGAGCCTCGCGGTCTCCTGCACCGCGGCCACCGCGGTGAGCACCGCCATCGCCCGCATCGTGCGCCGCAACCGCCGGCTCTCGCTGGGCTGA